ATTATCTCTcttattgtcttctttttctttagtatcttcttttctcctggcttcagttcttctcacttcttttaaactcttaccttctgtcttagaattgatcaatACTaagtggctccaaggcagaggaacagcaagggctaggtaatgggggttaagtgccttgcccagggccacacagctaggaaatgtctgaagtcagatttgaacccaggtcctccaaactccaggcctagctctatccactgagccacctagctgcccctagttcTTCCCCCTTTTTCGTAATCCCTTCCTTTCTTGAGGCTCAAGGGAACTGGGTTATGAGACCTGACAGCCCTACCAAGACATGATCAAATTTCTAGGCTTGCTTGTTcttgagagagggagaaatcaTGTTgagtatatagatatagatagatagatatacacacacatatatttatgtatatatatatatatatatatacataaatatacttgACCTTGTCATGATCATTGTATTTAGGAAAATGTGGATGAGTTTACTGCAAGTCATcttagggggaggggagcaaatCCTCCCTTTCGAAGTTCCCAATTAGACCTTCTTAGGAAGTTTGCTTTCTCTTCCAAAGCAAATGGTGAGCTGGATTGCTTCAGTCACCAATGAGCCTTTGATATTGACCCCTCTGATATCAAAGTCCAGTTCCCATCTAGTAGCAGACAGGGACTCCTATTGTTGTTGTCTTCCTCTGTCCCTCCAGCCTCTAGAACAGGGCCAGGCCCAGAGCAGACACTTTATTGCTGTTTGTTGCATTGAATTCTGTGGGACAGATACAAGCAGAAGAAGGAGTTGGAGAACAAGTTGGCATCTCTGGAGACTGCTgtggaaagtggccttgcagatGAGGAGCAGGTCCGGGAGTATTATTTGCTTCACTTACGGAAGTGGATCAACATCAGTTTGGAGGAGATCGAGAGCATTGACCAAGAAATCATGATCCTGAAAGCCCGAGACTCGGGAAAGCAGGTAGGCCGCCATGGGGGCTGCACTTCTGCTGTGGATTTTTACAAGAGAACTCCTCATTCGATTTCAGTCTAAGATTTCATAAATGAACTCCTATTGTCACGACTGAGCCAGGTAGGTCCTACAAGACCTTGAGAAGCCTGACCTTGCTTGCCTATCGCGTGGTAATGAGCTCATGGGAAATCCAAGAATCTACCATCTGGGCTTCAGCTGCCAGGCAGCAGATATTCAGTTGAATTAAGCTCACCAGCCAGCTTTGGAATGCCTGCTCTATCTGAGGTGTTGATGTAGTTGCTGTCCTTAAAGCAGTTGTTTCCCAATCCTTCCTTAGTGCCCAAGCCAGTTCTAGATGTTTCTGGTTTTGTGACACAGTAGGGGAGGAGACTGAGAACAGGTGACATGATTGTAACACAGGGCTTTTGGAGCTTCCAGAAATACTCTGAGCCTCTATGGCAACTAATCTCTGTTATTCCTTGTCCTTCTCAGGCATCAACTTCTCGTATACCTTCGCAGGGCAGGCCTCCAACCAAACCTTTTATCCTCACCCGAGACACCACACAGGCCAAGTAAGTAGCACCTGGAAGGGCACTAGCTCTTACGGGCCTCTGCCATCAGACTGGTGTGGCTTCCACATGTTACAGACCTGCTGAACATCATAGAAAGGTGACATTCTCCCCTATGGAGAACGCTCCCTTCCCATTTTGTTCCCATGGCATTTAACTCCTAAACCTAAGACTTAGATgagattctaagaggaaaagaaatcagaacttCTGACCAGAGTTGTGCTACCTGAAGGCAGGGAAGGGAGCTAAAATTGAATGAGGTTAATATGGTCATCTTCACCCTGAGACTGGATAACATAACTGCTTGTTAGGATTCATGGTTCAATTTGAGATTGGCCTGGACGCTTTCTAATGTCCCTGCCAACTCTGGGATTCAGTGATGCTGCTTTGAaccccttccttctctttattgATGGCCTTTCTCCTTTAGCTACACCTCCAAATGTCACTCTTTTCCTTAAGATTTCATTTTGAGACCTTGGGACAGTGTTCCCTCCCTCAGGGTCATAGGCGAGAAGAACAGTTGGGGAGCTTCCTCTGTTCCTGTCAGACCCACCAACTGGACTTGGGAGGGTCTACAGAAAAGTAACACTTTAATTGAGCAGTTGTTAGCCGCATCCCTTCTTTTGGGGTTCCCTCCTTGGGAGATGCTTCATCTTCTAATGGAAGCCTGGCCATGCTCTTAGTCACCAAAGTCCACCTTGCTTATCTTGGTGGTGGTATGGTTTTTTGGAGCAGTCACTGAGCAAGTGTGAACAGTGCAGCACTGAGACTTACTTGGTGAGCTCATCACTGAACAGAAAGGGGCTCTTTGCATTCAACTCCCTGATGCCAATTTGCTTCCTACAGGGTATTTGGATCTGGCTATCCTAGCCTGGCGACCATGACCGTGAACGATTGGTATGAGCAGCGACAGAAATGGGATACACGCAAGAATTCAACAGGTACAAGTCAATCAGCAGGCACTCAGTGCGTGCCCAGGTACTCTGCTGGAGTGCTAAAGGAAAGGAACGCTGGGAAATGGTCAGGATGATAGAAGTTGTGTCCAAGCCACCAGGCTCCTGCTCCATGTTCTTTAAAGTGGTAGAGAGGCGACTACGGTTTATGCTAGGACCTCCGAAACTTCTCAGAAAGGGGGCCTCTCCCCTTATTTGGTAAGCAGAAGGGTCAACGTAGACAGGCTGTGGGCAGCCAGGGGAATGCGCTTTCCCTTCCAGAAGGTGAGTAGTTGGCTTCATTTCTCTTGAGCATTCACTCTGTGTCGGTCACAGTGGCTAGGCCTAGGCTAGGCCTTGCCCTGAAGGAGCTAACTTGGCAGCAGGAACCATGcattctgtttctgtttgttCCGCCTCACATATCCTGGCACCAGTTGGTCTGGCTAGTCTGAGGGCTGGTTACATACACTGAGATCACTAAAGGATCACGGACTGCATTGGAATGTGCCCCCCCCACACCCCATCCCCTGGCAGTGCCTCTGATTCccacttctttcccttcccttcgaTCACAGGTACTCTTAGCTCTagcttttctattatttttgtattttcccaGACCTTGACCTGCTGCCTGGAATACCCAGCCTAGGAGTAGCCCTGGTGAACTTTTTGTCCACATGTCCTCTGTGGCTATTGTTTACCTTCAGTGGAGTTTCCACAGTGTGCTCGGGCTCACTCTCCATCACATTTGGAAAGGAACAAGGGCCCTGGAGGCCCAGGGGAGTTCTCGGCTTTGTTTTGATGGttatcccttcttcctccccttgcCCCTTTTAGTGAACCTCCGCCAGGACGCCGAGCAAGATGAGGAACAAGAAACAAAGTCAGAAGAGGATGAGGAAGACACGCTGCACCGAAAGCGCAGTTGGGACGACTGGAAAGACACACACCAGCGGGGGTATGGCAACCGGCAGAATATGGGCTAATCTCAGCCTGAAGAAATAGGACCAGAGGGACTTGAACCTCCACCTCCAAAGGAAAGTTGTCCAGGTTCCCTCTCCCctgccctcctccctctcctgtgtacAATGACATCAGAGACAGTTCATCTTGCTGTGCATTTAATAAAGTGTCAAAAGACTGAGTGTGCACTTGTAGCCTAGCTGATGAGCTGACAGAGCTGTTGAGCAGAGAGTCCCAGTTTACCAGACATTCCCAAGTAAGTGGAAAGGGAAAGGCAATGAGAAATAGTGGCTCTGTATTGTCGATGGTTGTAttgattctcttttaaaaaataaaatcccatgTGTTACTTAAGCCTCCATGGAACCAAGCCCTTTCCTGGGCTGGGCTAGGTAGAAGGCACTTGCCCGTGGAAGATCTGAGGAATTGGCTCAGCAAATTCCCTAGACTCGTAGCCAGTGGTGCTTTTCTCCAGCCCTGGGTGACAGCCCCCTTCTGCCCAGCAAGTACTTTGGGCACTGTGACATTTGCAGAAGGACAGAAACAGGCTAAGATCTTACAGCCACTTGGCGTCACTTTCAGGAATTGGCAGCAACGACTGGTGGACACCCAAGGCCAGCCATTACAGACTGTTCCTCAGGCACTACTTgaagcagtttaaaaaaaaaaaaacaacagtgcCTTAGGGGTCTCACCAGCACTTGCTTTGGTCCCACGTGGAGGCTATGATGTGAACACAAGATCCTGGGACTCCTGGTGCCTCTGATTCCCACCTCTTTCCTTCACCTTAAATCCATCGAGATCACAGATTCTTCCCTTCTAGCTCCTCTGAGAGCTGTGGTTGCTCATTCATTGCTGATGTCTTGCAGAGATCGTCCTCTTTTTGGAGGCTGCAGGGATACAGTTTTACAGAAGTGTTTGCCGTGTCTTGTAGAGAAGGGGTGGCTGGCTCAGACCCTTGTCTCTGGCATTTTAATTGCTCCTCCAGGATCTGTGATCTCCTCAGTGTGGCTCTTCCTTCCAATGTGTCTTCCCTAAGATCATCACTCGAAGttccttccttggcttctttGGACATCAAGAGGATACTGTTGAAGCTGCCAGCCAATTTTCTTGCTCTCCGTCTGTGACAGACCTGTCTTTTGGAATCACCCGTTTCTTGATGATGTTTTGCTCTGTAATTCCTTTTTTGGAATGTGTTGAACCCTGCTCATTGGATGACCCTCAGCGTGGCTTCTGTGGAGACTTATCATGTTCCACTTCTCAGCAGCACATCCTCAgaagaatattggtattaaatAGGTTTGACTTACTTTGTCTCAAGGAAAAACTTGGGGTCATTCAAAGAACTTGGAAGTTGCACAAAGACAATTCTGCTTGATCTCTTCCTCCTAGTCCATCCGGAGCCTAATTCATCATCTATTTGCAATGTCTGCTGATGGACAAATTCTTACACGCCGTCCATTCAGTTACGTATTGTCTTCTGGACAATAAACAACCTTCGTCCACTTGTATCCGTTTCTGGCATGGAGTGTTAGGCCTCAGTCTTTTAAAGAATTTATGGGTTTCACTTAGAAGGTTCTGTTCTGCAGTGTTCCAAGTCTCGAAGTAGTCACTATGGTGTCATCCTTGAGACAGGAGCATTTAGAGGACATGACACCTCTAGAGAATCCCCTTCCATATGGACCTTGCATTGGATCTTCTCCATGACAGTAGTGGATTGCCTTGCTTGAGATTTCCCTAAGTAGTGGGTCTTGCAACAAGGCTCTGTTTTATGTTTCAGAGGTCAGCATATGCCAAGTTGGGAAAGAGCCAAGAAGGTGGTGTTTTGGCCTGTCCAATCATATGGTTGTTTTATTCAATAATCAGAAGCACAGTGTAATCTCGTATTCTCTCAGTCAGTTGGGTGATAGTAAAAACACAGTGTATCGTAGAATTGTCATTGTGAAAATCTGCTTGCTCGTTTCTAATAACTTTATTAAGTATGCACTCAATATGCGTGTGTAGATTATTCTTAGAAAATTTGCCATAGGTGGGGAATGTACTTCCTGATAGATACTCTCTAggagctttttcttttctttccttttttagtcctcAAGTCTGAGATCTTTTCCCATGCTTCAGCTCCCTTCcctttcagatatcttgagaATCAACCTCATGTCACCCTCCAAATGAATGA
Above is a genomic segment from Monodelphis domestica isolate mMonDom1 chromosome X, mMonDom1.pri, whole genome shotgun sequence containing:
- the IGBP1 gene encoding immunoglobulin-binding protein 1, whose protein sequence is MAEAVAAATEEEEEVAGPRLPQLLETGRRLLGEVEDTSESTNSRFIQEKVKQGLESLDKASRMMAQLDLFSSNEDLEEISSTDLKYLMVPALQGALTLKQVNFSHRLEQVQSARAHFLNFLKQCQNYKVTKFELPLTHDNLLGRKVIDGTPGNQQSLVTMASHRQAKIERYKQKKELENKLASLETAVESGLADEEQVREYYLLHLRKWINISLEEIESIDQEIMILKARDSGKQASTSRIPSQGRPPTKPFILTRDTTQAKVFGSGYPSLATMTVNDWYEQRQKWDTRKNSTVNLRQDAEQDEEQETKSEEDEEDTLHRKRSWDDWKDTHQRGYGNRQNMG